In Clostridium omnivorum, the DNA window CTATATAATTACCCCCCTCTCAAAATGAACAATACCTATGCTGTTTATTATAAGTAATAAGCAACTAGATAATATATGCTATACATTGCAAAAAAATATGTTCCAATTTGTATTAATAAAAAGATACTTATAATTAAAATATATTAATTATTATATAACTTTAATACCTTTTATTCAACTTTTAAATATGTATAAGAATATTAAAAGGTCTAAATGATTCATAGATCATTTAGACCTTTACCTAGTGTTTTGCCAAAATTCTCATCATTGATCTTCTGAGTTTTAGTTCAGCTCTTTTATTTTCGTGACCACTACTTTTTTCCAAAATTTCTTCGGCTTTTTTCATAGATGCTTCAGCTCTTTCAATATCTATTTCTTCTGGCCATTCAGCAGTTTCACAGAGCATTTCGATTTCATTTTCTTTAACTTTTAGTACTCCACTAGAAGAAAAAACCTTTTTTTCATTGCTATTTTCTTCAATAAATGTTGTTACTGTAGGAATTAAGGAACAAATCATAGCAACGTGATTTGGAAGTATGGAAATACGACCAAGTTCGTTTTCTGTCATTAGTTCTTTAATTTCTCCACTAAATAAAACTCTATCTGGTGTAAGTATACTAAGCTTTAAAGTATCTTTCATTTAAGATCTCCCCTTTTAGCTTTCCATCATAGCCTTAGCTTTTTCTCTTGCTTCATCTATAGTTCCAACAAAAAGGAAAGCTGCTTCTGGCAAATCATCATGCTTGCCTTCCATTATTTCTTTAAAACCCCTTATTGTTTCTTTTACAGTAACAAATTTGCCTGGAATACCGGTAAATTGTTCACCTACTGTAAATGGCTGCGAAAGAAATCTTTGAACTTTTCTAGCTCTTGATACTACTAGTTTATCCTCATCAGATAATTCATCTATACCTAGTATAGCAATTATATCCTGAAGTTCTTTGTATCTTTCAAGTATATGTTTTACATCATTAGCAATTTTATAATGCTCTTCACCAACTATTCTTGGATCAAGTATTCTTGATGTCGAATCCAATGGGTCTACTGCTGGATATATACCAAGTTCCACTATTGATCTTGATAGAACTG includes these proteins:
- the atpC gene encoding ATP synthase F1 subunit epsilon, yielding MKDTLKLSILTPDRVLFSGEIKELMTENELGRISILPNHVAMICSLIPTVTTFIEENSNEKKVFSSSGVLKVKENEIEMLCETAEWPEEIDIERAEASMKKAEEILEKSSGHENKRAELKLRRSMMRILAKH